One genomic window of Plasmodium coatneyi strain Hackeri chromosome 12, complete sequence includes the following:
- a CDS encoding Trophozoite cysteine proteinase, with protein sequence MAQNMSIMNLTKSSLETMNRNQMLAKKSNRKILKICVYVVLTFVMCGVVFVCFTAVSSNGWSVIRRDSLKGPFTSSNGDILNKAEIETLKLIFSKYRKGDKDQTGDDVKAGADAAVPNEEDEKIKIEDSGKHIKLMRKYNEVVADMSYKEREQLAKMLKELLRKKINENKTKKNGPNGNGKEGKEVINGSLSNFNYNRVSANEDDNEYDGELSEEHIEGLFFNLKYASKFFKFMNQYNRSYKDITEQMEKYENFKMNYLKIKQHNETNQMYKMRLNQFSDYSKKDFQNYFRKLLPIPEHLKKKYVVPFSSLNNGKVKKLGSNKSADIFDDVPEILDYREKGIVHEPKDQGLCGSCWAFASVGNVECIYAKEHDKTILTLSEQEIVDCSKLNFGCDGGHPFYSFIYAIENGICLGADYKYRAMDNLFCLNYRCKNKVTLSSVGGVKENELIRALNEVGPVSVNVGVTDDFSFYDGGIFNGTCTEELNHSVLLVGYGQVQTSKIFQQSNIYDDDDGVTKKGAIVSRSKADDSIQYYWIIKNSWSKHWGENGFMRLSRNKEGDNVFCGVGVEVFYPIL encoded by the coding sequence ATGGCGCAGAATATGAGCATCATGAACCTGACCAAGTCCAGCTTGGAGACCATGAACAGAAACCAAATGCTCGCCAAAAAGAGCAataggaaaattttgaagataTGCGTATACGTAGTTCTGACATTTGTGATGTGCGGTGTAGTGTTCGTATGCTTCACTGCGGTATCGAGCAATGGTTGGAGCGTTATCCGCAGGGACAGCCTGAAAGGTCCTTTCACCTCTAGCAATGGAGATATCCTTAACAAGGCTGAAATAGAAACCCTGAAATTAATCTTCTCAAAATACCGTAAAGGGGACAAAGATCAAACTGGTGATGATGTGAAAGCAGGAGCAGATGCCGCCGTACCTAATGAAGAGGatgaaaagataaaaattgaaGACTCTGGCAAACACATCAAACTGATGAGGAAGTATAACGAAGTTGTGGCGGACATGAGCTACAAGGAGAGAGAACAATTAGCAAAAATGTTGAAGGAacttttgagaaaaaaaattaatgaaaacaaaacaaaaaagaatggcCCAAATGGTAATGGTAAAGAAGGCAAAGAAGTGATCAATGGCAGCTTGTCCAATTTTAATTACAACAGGGTCAGCGCGAATGAAGATGATAATGAATACGACGGAGAGTTGAGTGAGGAACACATCGAAGGATTATTTTTCAACCTGAAGTACGCgtctaaattttttaaattcatgaACCAGTATAACAGAAGTTATAAAGACATCACTGAGCAGATGGAGAAAtatgaaaatttcaaaatgaaCTATCTAAAAATTAAACAGCACAACGAAACGAAccaaatgtacaaaatgagGTTAAACCAATTTAGTGACTATTCTAAAAAAGACTTTCAAAATTATTTCAGAAAATTGCTTCCCATACCTGAGCacttgaagaagaaatatgtagTACCTTTCAGTTCCTTGAATAAcggaaaagttaaaaaattgggtAGCAACAAAAGTGCAGACATTTTTGACGATGTGCCAGAAATTTTAGACtatagagaaaaaggaatcgTACATGAACCCAAGGATCAAGGATTATGTGGTTCCTGCTGGGCATTCGCCAGTGTAGGAAATGttgaatgtatatatgccaAGGAACATGACAAAACCATTTTAACTTTAAGCGAACAAGAAATTGTGGATTGTTCAAAGTTAAATTTTGGCTGTGATGGAGGACAcccattttattccttcatttatgCCATCGAAAATGGAATCTGTTTAGGGGCCGATTATAAATACAGAGCTATGGATAATTTATTTTGCCTAAATTATAGATGTAAGAATAAGGTTACCCTTTCCTCAGTGGGtggggtgaaggaaaacgAATTGATACGGGCATTAAATGAAGTAGGTCCAGTATCCGTTAATGTCGGTGTAACAGATGATTTCTCCTTTTACGATGGAGGAATATTTAATGGTACATGCACGGAAGAATTAAACCACTCCGTTCTTCTTGTCGGTTATGGCCAAGTGCAGACCAGCAAAATCTTTCAACAAAGTAATATttacgatgatgatgatggtgttACGAAAAAGGGAGCTATAGTCTCACGGTCGAAGGCCGATGATAGTATTCAGTACTACTGGATTATCAAAAATTCGTGGAGCAAACATTGGGGAGAAAACGGATTCATGAGACTTAGTCGAAACAAGGAGGGAGACAACGTGTTTTGCGGAGTTGGTGTCGAGGTTTTCTACCCAATTTTGTAA